One window of Papaver somniferum cultivar HN1 chromosome 9, ASM357369v1, whole genome shotgun sequence genomic DNA carries:
- the LOC113310047 gene encoding josephin-like protein has product MENSSQIYHEKQKLQFCLLHALNNLFQEKDTFTRPNLNTVAEQLVLADPNRENQKWVPLIFKQHHNSITGNYDINVLISALKQKGKSVVWHDRRNGASSIDLNKSEDVLMGIILNIPIVKFRGLWKSRHWIALRRIQGVWYNLDSDLNTPHAFKDTDEVKEFLDFVIGCGAEVLLVLHDKE; this is encoded by the exons ATGGAGAATTCATCACAAATCTATCACGAGAAACAGAAACTGCAGTTCTGTCTATTGCATGCTCTCAACAATCTCTTCCAA gaaaaggatACATTCACTCGTCCAAACCTAAACACTGTAGCCGAACAACTTGTACTTGCTGATCCAAATAGAGAAAATCAGAAATGGGTTCCTTTAATTTTCAAGCAGCATCACAATTCAATTACAGGGAATTATGATATTAATGTTCTGATTTCAGCTTTAAAACAAAAGGGTAAATCTGTAGTTTGGCACGATCGTCGCAATGGTGCTTCTTCTATTGATCTTAATAAATCTGAAGATGTGTTGATGGGTATTATTCTAAACATTCCTATTGTTAAATTTAGAGGACTTTGGAAATCTAGGCACTGGATCGCACTTAGAAGAATACAAGGGGTTTGGTATAATTTAGACAGTGATCTTAATACACCTCATGCGTTTAAAGATACTGACGAAGTGAAAGAATTCCTGGATTTTGTTATTGGTTGTGGCGCAGAGGTTTTGCTTGTTTTGCATGATAAAGAGTGA
- the LOC113313002 gene encoding uncharacterized protein LOC113313002: MELSKKLRKNWVLSNLIVFVSVVVLVSCFLVIFVSLLKLPDVSQPKGMFGSHRRLRNRKVVKEDESLGELGEMMIGMLPADLAFTVFVPSVKAFANELKLQVNDSVVGLTENDNTFAILSRILAFSAIPRSLLSVNVPVGKEVTFDSISGFTLYISRDSDGSLVVNRVRSKRLDLRKRDMVVHIMDGVIMDAEFEQSVQPENEDED; encoded by the coding sequence ATGGAATTgtcaaagaagttaaggaagaaCTGGGTGTTAAGCAATTTGATTGTGTTTGTATCGGTGGTTGTCTTAGTGTCGTGTTTTCTCGTCATTTTTGTTTCACTGCTTAAGCTTCCTGATGTATCACAACCTAAAGGAATGTTTGGGTCTCATAGACGTTTGAGAAATAGAAAAGTGGTGAAAGAAGATGAAAGTTTGGGTGAACTTGGGGAAATGATGATTGGAATGTTGCCTGCAGATCTTGCTTTTACCGTCTTTGTTCCTTCTGTGAAAGCTTTCGCTAATGAATTGAAACTGCAAGTGAATGATAGTGTGGTTGGGTTAACAGAGAATGATAATACCTTTGCTATACTCTCTCGTATTTTAGCTTTCTCAGCCATTCCAAGGAGTCTACTTTCTGTTAATGTACCGGTTGGAAAGGAGGTTACTTTTGATTCTATATCTGGATTCACATTATATATTTCGAGAGACTCAGATGGAAGTTTGGTTGTTAATAGAGTTAGGTCGAAACGTCTTGATCTTCGGAAAAGAGACATGGTTGTACATATTATGGATGGGGTTATCATGGATGCAGAATTTGAACAGTCAGTCCAacctgaaaatgaagatgaagactGA